A window from Nitrospira sp. ND1 encodes these proteins:
- the xseA gene encoding exodeoxyribonuclease VII large subunit, with product MTGQTLPLPLLLSVSDVTRLIRDSLEAQFRDIWIEGEITNLRAPSSGHLYFTLKDEQSQLRGVLFRSGASRLRFTLQEGLVIVARGRISVYEPRGEYQLIVDSLEPKGVGAFQLAFEQLKERLAREGLFDEARKRPLPPFPRTVGVVTSRTGAAVRDIVAVLRRRCPVANILIASVPVQGEGAAEQIAEAITTLSGMPQVEVMIVGRGGGASEDLWAFNEEVVVRAIVQSRVPVVSAVGHEIDVTLADFAADYRAPTPSAAAEAVVPVLDEIVERLGEMSDRLYRVVRTLLEMQRHRFERSVGVMRDMRFRVQAHAQHLDELRDGLTRTLTERLTLLHRGMVVRQHALLAQGPHNRIQTALVVIPQLYKRLEQEARRGLLSRRQAVASYMMALDALSPLAILSRGYSVIQAIPSGRIVRLASDVAVGDVVQARLAEGRLLCLVSEVLPPSMP from the coding sequence ATGACCGGCCAAACCCTTCCGCTCCCTCTGCTTCTTTCCGTATCCGACGTGACGCGACTGATCCGTGATTCCCTGGAAGCGCAATTCCGGGATATCTGGATCGAGGGCGAAATTACCAACCTTCGCGCACCGTCTTCCGGACACCTGTATTTCACATTGAAAGATGAGCAGAGCCAGCTTCGCGGGGTGCTCTTTCGATCCGGGGCCTCGCGGCTTCGGTTCACCCTGCAGGAGGGCCTGGTGATCGTCGCGCGCGGGCGCATCTCGGTGTATGAGCCGCGTGGCGAGTATCAACTGATCGTCGACTCGCTGGAACCGAAGGGCGTCGGGGCGTTTCAACTGGCGTTCGAGCAACTCAAGGAGCGGTTGGCGCGAGAAGGATTGTTCGACGAGGCGCGAAAGCGTCCCCTGCCTCCCTTCCCACGCACGGTGGGCGTGGTGACCTCTCGCACCGGGGCAGCGGTCCGCGATATTGTGGCGGTCCTCCGTCGCCGCTGTCCGGTCGCGAATATTCTCATCGCTTCCGTGCCGGTCCAGGGCGAGGGAGCCGCCGAGCAGATTGCGGAGGCGATCACGACGTTAAGCGGAATGCCCCAGGTTGAGGTGATGATCGTCGGGCGTGGAGGCGGCGCCTCAGAGGATTTGTGGGCGTTCAACGAAGAAGTGGTCGTTCGCGCCATTGTGCAGTCGAGGGTCCCGGTCGTGTCTGCGGTGGGGCATGAAATCGATGTGACCCTTGCCGACTTTGCCGCGGACTATCGGGCTCCGACACCCTCGGCTGCGGCCGAGGCGGTGGTGCCGGTGTTGGACGAGATCGTGGAGCGACTAGGCGAGATGTCTGATCGTCTGTATCGAGTCGTGCGCACTTTGTTGGAGATGCAGCGCCATCGGTTCGAGCGATCGGTTGGAGTGATGCGCGACATGCGCTTTCGAGTGCAGGCGCATGCCCAGCATCTCGATGAATTGCGAGACGGATTGACGCGCACGCTGACCGAACGATTAACTCTGCTCCACCGGGGGATGGTGGTGCGGCAACATGCCTTGCTGGCTCAAGGACCGCACAACCGGATTCAGACCGCGCTGGTGGTGATCCCGCAACTGTATAAACGGTTGGAGCAAGAAGCCAGACGGGGACTTTTGTCCAGGCGGCAAGCGGTTGCGTCGTACATGATGGCTTTGGACGCTCTCAGTCCATTGGCGATCTTAAGCCGCGGGTATAGCGTCATCCAGGCAATTCCGTCCGGGCGGATCGTCCGGCTGGCGTCAGACGTGGCGGTGGGGGATGTGGTGCAGGCGCGGCTGGCCGAGGGGCGTCTGTTGTGTCTCGTCAGTGAGGTGCTGCCGCCTTCGATGCCTTGA
- a CDS encoding cell division protein ZapB, with product MTLDHLDALEIRIRDLVKLVQDLKRKNASLEDDLRLARERVAVRDDENRRWEQERIDIRSRIEKVLGEIDLLECLDEPKEVAVD from the coding sequence ATGACGTTAGATCATCTCGACGCCCTTGAAATTCGGATTCGCGATTTGGTGAAGCTGGTGCAGGATCTCAAGCGGAAAAATGCCTCATTAGAGGATGACTTGCGTCTGGCGCGGGAGCGGGTTGCGGTTCGTGATGACGAAAACCGACGCTGGGAACAGGAGCGGATCGATATCCGTTCACGGATCGAGAAAGTCCTGGGCGAGATCGATCTGTTGGAATGCCTGGATGAACCCAAGGAGGTGGCTGTTGACTAA
- a CDS encoding cell division protein ZapA, with protein sequence MTKTIDVEIYGQRYSINGEADESYVKQLADMVDKQMKQVAAGMRSATPAKLAVLAAFNLAHELMESERKSRQGEADADRRVASLMESIDQQMPSILSR encoded by the coding sequence TTGACTAAGACCATTGACGTGGAGATCTATGGCCAGCGGTACAGCATCAACGGGGAAGCGGACGAATCGTACGTGAAGCAATTGGCCGATATGGTCGATAAGCAGATGAAACAGGTGGCGGCCGGCATGCGGTCGGCCACCCCGGCCAAGTTGGCCGTCCTTGCCGCATTCAACCTTGCCCACGAATTGATGGAATCAGAGCGAAAGTCCCGGCAGGGAGAGGCCGACGCGGATCGTCGGGTGGCCTCCCTGATGGAATCGATCGATCAGCAGATGCCGTCCATCCTGTCACGGTGA
- the cutA gene encoding divalent-cation tolerance protein CutA, whose protein sequence is MTAATAEEAERLGRIIVESRLAACANVLNGIRSIFRWENKINVENECLMLIKTTLERYPELEAVIRRHHSYTIPEIIALPVIAGSAPYLEWVREETRK, encoded by the coding sequence GTGACTGCGGCAACGGCCGAGGAGGCAGAAAGACTCGGTCGGATCATCGTGGAGTCCAGACTTGCCGCCTGCGCGAATGTCTTAAATGGCATTCGATCGATTTTCCGTTGGGAGAATAAGATCAACGTCGAAAATGAATGCCTGATGCTCATTAAAACAACCCTGGAGCGATACCCGGAACTCGAAGCAGTCATTCGACGGCACCATAGCTATACTATCCCTGAGATCATCGCACTCCCGGTCATTGCGGGATCGGCGCCCTACCTGGAATGGGTTCGGGAAGAGACTCGTAAGTAG
- a CDS encoding TlyA family RNA methyltransferase, whose protein sequence is MSQKLRPERERLDRVLVSRGLVASREDAARLILAGLVRVDGVVVDKAAKPTLSDAKVELTGPGSPYVGRGGEKLAGALDQFQVDPKGMMCFDVGCSTGGFTDCLLQRGAARVYAVDVGYGQFEWRLRQDPRVVLMERTNIRYLEPSAIRDPIDLIVIDVSFISLTLVLPCVVPYLAASGFVITLIKPQFEVGKGLVGRGGIVRDDGLREGAADKVVACAQQLGLELADRMESPIEGRKGNREILAWFRRRA, encoded by the coding sequence ATGAGCCAGAAATTACGCCCAGAGCGGGAACGGCTGGATCGCGTGCTGGTCAGCCGAGGGTTGGTTGCCAGTCGGGAAGACGCGGCTCGACTCATCCTGGCCGGCCTCGTCCGTGTGGATGGGGTGGTGGTTGATAAGGCGGCGAAACCGACCTTGTCGGATGCGAAGGTGGAGCTGACCGGGCCGGGGTCTCCCTATGTCGGTCGCGGGGGCGAGAAGTTAGCCGGCGCGCTGGATCAATTTCAGGTCGATCCCAAAGGAATGATGTGCTTCGACGTCGGGTGTTCGACCGGGGGATTTACCGATTGTCTGCTGCAGCGCGGCGCCGCGCGTGTCTATGCCGTCGATGTGGGGTATGGTCAGTTTGAGTGGCGCCTACGGCAGGATCCGCGCGTGGTGCTCATGGAGCGGACCAACATCCGGTATCTTGAGCCGAGTGCGATCCGGGATCCGATCGATCTGATTGTCATCGATGTGTCGTTTATCTCGCTGACCCTCGTGCTGCCCTGTGTTGTGCCCTACCTCGCTGCGTCGGGGTTCGTGATCACGTTGATCAAACCGCAGTTTGAAGTGGGGAAAGGTCTTGTCGGACGGGGTGGGATTGTTCGTGATGATGGCTTGCGGGAAGGGGCGGCCGACAAAGTGGTGGCGTGCGCGCAGCAGTTGGGGCTGGAGTTGGCGGATCGAATGGAATCGCCCATCGAGGGCCGAAAGGGCAATCGGGAAATCCTGGCCTGGTTCCGGCGCAGGGCGTGA
- a CDS encoding M23 family metallopeptidase — protein sequence MSQQAAETSDAYTVVVFRGSSSKPLRFSFPRKFVRKLLILAAILVVADLLVISHYVIRTGEVWQLSAFRAEAMGAREQTAAFSAAIDDLKKRLSTMGEVNQRLRVMLGIDASKPAGDLANGRGGEDGPLPDGKTSVQGNGSATSGLEPRQQVSEARDANQSEVDFATESIEEVTQQVRESLEALVREAKQQEEALESLTQVAEQRSTQWASTPSIWPVRGWVTSAFGPRVSPFTEKPAWHDGLDIGAQANSPVQAPALGRVVTVAFDSKMGNMVKLDHGYGIETVYGHLAKSLVKEGQRVKRGDVVALVGSTGLSTGPHLHYMVKKNGQALDPTKFILD from the coding sequence ATGAGCCAACAAGCGGCCGAAACAAGTGATGCCTATACTGTGGTGGTCTTTCGGGGGTCCTCCTCCAAGCCGTTACGGTTTAGTTTTCCACGGAAATTCGTGCGCAAGCTCCTGATCTTGGCTGCGATCCTGGTCGTGGCAGATCTGCTCGTTATCTCTCATTATGTGATTCGGACCGGAGAAGTCTGGCAATTGTCGGCGTTCCGGGCTGAAGCCATGGGTGCGCGTGAGCAAACCGCTGCCTTCTCCGCTGCGATTGATGATCTGAAAAAGCGTCTCTCGACCATGGGCGAGGTCAATCAACGGCTTCGAGTCATGCTGGGAATTGACGCCAGCAAGCCGGCCGGGGATTTGGCGAATGGACGGGGTGGCGAGGACGGTCCGCTGCCGGATGGAAAAACCAGTGTGCAGGGGAATGGATCAGCCACTTCTGGGCTGGAACCGCGGCAGCAGGTCTCCGAAGCGCGTGATGCCAATCAGTCCGAGGTTGATTTTGCTACGGAAAGTATTGAAGAGGTCACTCAGCAGGTTCGCGAAAGCCTTGAGGCCCTCGTCCGGGAGGCGAAGCAACAAGAGGAAGCCCTCGAAAGCCTGACCCAAGTTGCAGAGCAGCGTTCGACTCAGTGGGCGTCAACTCCCTCCATCTGGCCTGTGCGCGGATGGGTGACCTCGGCGTTTGGCCCCCGGGTTTCGCCGTTCACCGAAAAGCCGGCCTGGCATGACGGTCTGGATATCGGTGCTCAGGCAAATTCCCCCGTCCAGGCTCCGGCGCTCGGGCGTGTCGTCACCGTGGCCTTTGACTCGAAAATGGGCAATATGGTTAAGCTGGACCATGGATATGGGATTGAGACGGTCTATGGACACCTTGCCAAGTCGTTGGTGAAAGAAGGGCAGCGAGTGAAGCGCGGTGATGTGGTCGCGCTTGTTGGCAGCACCGGGCTTTCCACGGGACCGCATCTCCATTACATGGTCAAGAAGAACGGCCAAGCGTTGGATCCGACCAAGTTTATTCTCGACTAG
- a CDS encoding formate--tetrahydrofolate ligase: protein MTDLEIARSVPHKHIFEVAQSLGIHSDDLIPFGRYKAKIAPTLGERIQNRPLGRYILVTAINPTPLGEGKTTTSIGLSMGLCRLGHRAAVTLRQPSLGPVFGIKGGGTGGGRAQVHPMEDINLHFTGDAHAVSASHNLLSAFVDNHLFHGNTLKVDPKGIRWPRTLGVSDRALRDILLGEETGRRPGKFVITEASEVMAVLALATDHADLRQRLGRILIGLTEGGQMVRAEEFGCAGSMAVLLKDALLPNLVQTLEGTPAFVHAGPFGNIAHGNCSIVSDRLALRCADYVVTEAGFGSDLGAEKFFNIKCRTSGLRPDVGVVVATLRALKLHGGGGIVKSGAPLPPGVTGPNQAALEQGFANLEQHIANVRAHGVPVVVAVNAFKDDSTDELNWVCERALEGGASAAAVSTHWSDGGRGAEELARAVVKVAAQGTQFSPLYEVTSPIKKKIETIATTIYGAAGVSFSPQAERDVELATRLGFDRLPICMAKTPLSLSHDPAVKGRPSGFTVPIQELRILAGAGFLTAVCSGIQLMPGLPKKPAGERIDVDPQSGQIVGLQ, encoded by the coding sequence ATGACTGATCTGGAGATAGCCCGTTCCGTCCCTCACAAGCATATATTCGAAGTCGCACAGTCCTTAGGCATTCATTCTGACGATCTCATTCCCTTTGGGCGCTACAAGGCCAAGATCGCGCCCACGCTGGGTGAGCGAATCCAGAACAGACCGCTGGGGCGATACATCCTGGTTACGGCCATCAATCCAACACCCCTTGGCGAGGGCAAGACTACGACCTCAATTGGGCTGAGCATGGGGTTGTGCCGCTTAGGCCATCGGGCCGCCGTCACGCTCAGGCAGCCTTCCTTGGGACCGGTCTTCGGAATCAAGGGGGGCGGTACCGGAGGCGGGAGAGCCCAGGTCCACCCGATGGAAGATATCAATCTGCATTTTACCGGCGATGCGCATGCCGTTTCTGCGAGCCACAATCTCCTTTCCGCATTTGTCGATAACCATCTGTTCCACGGAAATACGCTCAAGGTCGATCCGAAAGGGATCAGATGGCCACGCACGCTTGGGGTGAGTGACCGCGCGCTTCGCGACATTCTCCTGGGAGAGGAAACCGGGCGGCGGCCGGGGAAGTTTGTGATTACGGAGGCGTCGGAAGTCATGGCGGTGCTGGCCCTGGCGACCGACCATGCAGATCTTCGCCAACGCCTCGGGAGAATTCTGATCGGCCTGACTGAGGGCGGACAGATGGTCCGTGCTGAGGAATTTGGCTGCGCCGGCTCCATGGCCGTCTTGCTGAAGGATGCCTTGTTGCCGAATCTCGTGCAGACCCTGGAGGGAACTCCGGCATTTGTTCATGCCGGGCCGTTCGGTAACATCGCGCATGGGAATTGCTCGATTGTCTCCGATCGGTTGGCGTTACGTTGTGCAGACTATGTCGTGACTGAAGCTGGATTCGGGAGTGATTTAGGCGCGGAAAAGTTCTTCAATATTAAGTGCCGCACGTCCGGTCTTCGTCCGGATGTCGGGGTGGTGGTGGCGACCTTGCGTGCGCTCAAGCTTCATGGCGGTGGGGGAATCGTGAAATCCGGTGCTCCGCTGCCTCCCGGTGTGACCGGGCCGAATCAGGCGGCGCTGGAGCAGGGCTTTGCCAACCTCGAGCAGCATATCGCCAATGTCCGGGCCCATGGAGTGCCGGTGGTGGTCGCGGTGAATGCGTTCAAGGATGATTCAACCGATGAACTAAACTGGGTGTGCGAACGCGCCCTGGAAGGGGGTGCGTCGGCAGCTGCGGTGTCGACCCATTGGTCCGACGGTGGACGGGGAGCCGAGGAGCTGGCCAGGGCGGTCGTCAAGGTCGCTGCGCAAGGTACGCAATTCAGTCCTCTCTATGAGGTGACCTCGCCCATTAAGAAAAAGATTGAGACCATCGCCACCACGATCTATGGGGCGGCCGGCGTGTCATTCTCGCCTCAGGCCGAGCGGGACGTAGAGCTGGCGACACGATTGGGATTCGATCGACTTCCCATTTGTATGGCGAAGACCCCGCTTTCACTATCGCACGACCCGGCGGTGAAGGGGCGGCCCTCCGGGTTCACGGTGCCGATTCAGGAGTTGCGGATTCTGGCCGGGGCCGGGTTTCTCACCGCGGTCTGCTCAGGCATTCAGTTGATGCCGGGTCTGCCGAAGAAGCCTGCCGGGGAACGGATCGATGTTGATCCACAATCGGGTCAAATTGTTGGCCTGCAGTAG
- a CDS encoding SDR family oxidoreductase, with amino-acid sequence MKVLVTGGAGFIGSHVVDRLLQEGHDVVVVDNLVTGKRKNVPKAAQFYKLDIENPKLERIFRNERPSIVFHLAAQMNVRRSVEDPMFDAQVNVLGTLNVLEQASKHGARKVIFSSSGGAIYGEQLAFPAPETHITQPLSPYGISKLCGEHYLSYYHRLSGIQVVSLRYANVYGPRQDPEGEAGVVAIFIQKMLRGEQAVVNGNGRQTRDFVFVEDVVESNLMAMGPEVEGVYNVGTGIETSVNDLFKIVVDLTKVEFKEVHGPAKRGEQARSVIDSTKLHRDLGWEPKVDLREGLRRTVEYFRDGLG; translated from the coding sequence ATGAAAGTCTTGGTCACGGGGGGCGCAGGGTTTATCGGGTCACATGTCGTGGATCGTTTGCTCCAGGAGGGGCATGATGTTGTGGTGGTCGATAATCTTGTCACGGGAAAGCGGAAAAACGTCCCCAAGGCGGCCCAATTCTACAAACTGGATATAGAAAATCCCAAGCTCGAACGGATTTTTCGCAACGAACGGCCGTCGATCGTGTTCCACCTCGCCGCTCAGATGAACGTGCGGCGTTCGGTCGAAGATCCGATGTTCGATGCGCAGGTCAATGTGCTGGGGACGCTCAATGTGCTGGAGCAAGCGTCGAAACATGGCGCGCGCAAGGTCATCTTCTCCTCATCCGGCGGGGCGATTTATGGCGAGCAGCTGGCATTTCCTGCCCCGGAAACTCACATTACCCAGCCACTGTCGCCCTACGGCATCAGCAAGTTATGCGGGGAGCATTACCTATCCTACTACCACCGGTTGAGCGGTATTCAGGTGGTCAGTCTGCGATATGCCAATGTGTACGGCCCGCGGCAGGATCCGGAAGGGGAGGCGGGAGTCGTCGCCATCTTCATTCAAAAGATGCTGCGTGGCGAACAGGCGGTGGTCAACGGAAACGGGCGTCAGACTCGCGATTTTGTGTTTGTCGAGGACGTGGTGGAATCGAATTTGATGGCGATGGGTCCCGAGGTGGAGGGCGTGTACAACGTGGGCACGGGAATCGAGACGTCCGTGAACGACCTCTTCAAAATCGTCGTCGATCTAACCAAGGTAGAGTTTAAGGAAGTGCACGGCCCGGCCAAGCGAGGCGAGCAAGCCAGAAGCGTCATCGACTCCACAAAGCTCCACCGTGACCTTGGGTGGGAACCGAAGGTCGATCTGCGCGAGGGACTGCGGCGGACGGTCGAATATTTTCGCGACGGGCTCGGATAG
- a CDS encoding TIGR00282 family metallophosphoesterase: MKVLMIGDIMGEPGRRSVARLLPKLIANHSIDVVVGNGENVAGGFGITPDLVDDLFDLGVSVITTGNHAWDKKEILDVFPREPRLLRPANYPTGVPGRGSYVFTTPGGESLGVLHLMGRAFMPTIDCPFQVAKREIERLKTQVSAIVVDMHAEATSEKMAMGHYLDGLVTVVAGTHTHVQTADEQILPKGTAYITDIGMTGPLHSVIGIKKELAIEKFLTGMPRRFEVASGPVVFCAVLMELDATLGKALSIERIRVVD, from the coding sequence ATGAAGGTTCTGATGATCGGCGATATCATGGGCGAGCCAGGGCGTCGGTCCGTGGCTCGCCTCCTGCCGAAACTGATTGCCAACCATTCCATCGATGTTGTGGTCGGCAACGGCGAGAACGTGGCCGGCGGATTCGGTATTACTCCGGACCTGGTGGACGATCTTTTCGATCTCGGGGTGTCGGTCATCACCACGGGGAATCATGCGTGGGACAAGAAGGAAATCCTCGATGTGTTTCCTCGTGAACCGCGTCTCTTGCGTCCTGCGAATTATCCCACCGGAGTGCCGGGCCGAGGCAGTTATGTGTTTACCACGCCCGGCGGCGAATCGTTGGGTGTCCTGCATTTGATGGGGCGGGCGTTCATGCCGACGATCGACTGTCCGTTTCAGGTCGCGAAGCGGGAAATCGAACGTCTCAAGACGCAGGTCTCCGCGATCGTGGTCGATATGCATGCCGAGGCGACGTCTGAAAAGATGGCGATGGGGCATTACTTGGATGGGCTGGTGACGGTTGTGGCGGGGACGCACACCCATGTGCAGACGGCCGATGAGCAAATCCTTCCGAAAGGCACGGCGTACATCACGGATATCGGCATGACCGGCCCGCTTCATTCGGTGATCGGAATTAAAAAAGAACTGGCGATCGAAAAGTTTCTCACCGGAATGCCGCGGCGCTTTGAAGTGGCCTCGGGTCCCGTCGTCTTCTGCGCGGTATTGATGGAACTGGATGCCACGCTCGGCAAGGCTTTGTCGATCGAACGAATCCGAGTGGTGGATTGA
- a CDS encoding rhodanese-like domain-containing protein, giving the protein MSFTITPKDLKSRLDKGDKLVLVDVREPWEYAIAKLEGSILVPLATLQQSLGKLDRDAEIVAVCHHGMRSADATGFLLQQGFGKVKNLIGGIDAWSTQVDPSVPRY; this is encoded by the coding sequence ATGAGTTTCACGATTACCCCTAAGGATCTCAAGTCGAGGCTGGATAAAGGCGACAAGCTGGTGCTGGTAGACGTCCGGGAGCCATGGGAATATGCCATCGCCAAGTTGGAGGGATCCATCCTGGTCCCGCTGGCGACCCTGCAGCAATCTCTTGGCAAACTTGACCGTGACGCCGAGATTGTCGCCGTGTGCCACCACGGGATGAGAAGTGCGGATGCGACAGGGTTTCTGCTGCAGCAAGGCTTCGGAAAGGTGAAAAACCTGATCGGAGGCATTGATGCCTGGTCTACTCAGGTAGACCCATCCGTGCCCCGCTATTAG
- the rny gene encoding ribonuclease Y → MVPISLSVVAYIFVGLVGAVLGAGLYEVFRRRSALARRAEAEDQSAQIVQSAQREAENLVKEAKLEAKDLVFQARIELEKEQKAKLAEVSNSERRVSQREEGLDRKLGLLEKRDQEALKREQDLLKREETLVQKDAACAQALKQHREALERVAGLTAEEAKRQLIQDLDSQARLEAAGLAKRLLEEAKENADREAREIIASSIQRVTRDYVNEATISVVPIANDAMKGRIIGREGRNIRAIEAATGIDLIIDETPEAVIISGFDPLRREIAKVSLERLMHDGRIHPTRIEEIVEKVKVDIEKLMIEEAEKVIFEVGLSDFHPELVKVLGRLKYRTSYGQNNLYHAREAAYICGIMASELKLDVKLAKRGALLHDIGKAVSHEEEGPHAMLGAEIAKKYGENAKVVNAIAAHHEQVEPICPETVLVAAAEALSAARPGARREALESYVKRLEKLESLATVHKGVQKAYAIQAGREIRVIVKQEDLTDPECFQLSRDLAKKIEQELTYPGQIKVTVIRESRFVDFAK, encoded by the coding sequence GTGGTTCCCATTTCTCTCAGCGTTGTTGCGTACATTTTTGTCGGATTAGTGGGAGCGGTCCTGGGTGCCGGGTTGTATGAGGTCTTTCGCCGTCGGTCGGCGTTGGCTCGTCGTGCCGAGGCCGAGGATCAGTCGGCGCAGATCGTTCAATCGGCTCAGCGTGAAGCAGAGAATCTCGTCAAAGAGGCCAAGCTGGAGGCCAAGGATCTGGTCTTTCAGGCCAGGATCGAACTCGAAAAGGAACAAAAGGCCAAGCTGGCCGAAGTTTCCAATTCGGAACGGCGTGTGTCCCAACGGGAAGAGGGACTCGATCGCAAGCTCGGCTTGCTTGAGAAGCGGGATCAGGAAGCGCTCAAGCGTGAGCAGGACTTATTGAAGCGTGAGGAGACACTGGTACAGAAGGACGCGGCCTGCGCGCAGGCGCTGAAACAGCATCGCGAGGCCCTTGAGCGGGTGGCCGGCTTGACGGCTGAGGAAGCGAAGCGGCAACTGATTCAGGATCTGGATAGTCAGGCGCGGTTGGAAGCGGCCGGCCTGGCCAAGCGCCTGCTCGAAGAGGCCAAGGAAAATGCCGACCGGGAGGCGCGGGAAATCATCGCCAGCTCGATTCAACGAGTGACCCGGGATTATGTGAATGAAGCCACTATCTCCGTGGTGCCGATTGCCAACGATGCCATGAAGGGCCGGATTATCGGTCGAGAGGGGCGGAATATCCGGGCGATCGAGGCGGCGACGGGGATCGACCTCATTATCGATGAAACGCCGGAGGCGGTTATTATTTCAGGGTTCGATCCGCTTCGTCGTGAGATTGCCAAGGTCTCGCTTGAGCGGCTCATGCACGACGGCCGAATCCATCCGACGCGCATTGAAGAGATCGTCGAAAAGGTGAAGGTCGATATCGAGAAGCTGATGATCGAAGAGGCTGAAAAGGTGATCTTCGAGGTTGGCTTGTCTGATTTTCATCCCGAGTTGGTCAAGGTGTTGGGACGGCTCAAGTACCGAACCAGCTATGGGCAGAATAATCTGTACCATGCGCGGGAAGCGGCCTACATCTGCGGCATCATGGCCTCCGAGTTGAAACTCGACGTGAAACTCGCCAAGCGCGGCGCCTTGTTGCACGATATCGGAAAGGCCGTCAGTCACGAAGAAGAAGGGCCGCATGCCATGCTGGGTGCGGAGATCGCCAAGAAGTACGGCGAAAACGCCAAAGTGGTGAATGCCATTGCGGCGCATCACGAACAGGTTGAGCCCATTTGTCCGGAGACCGTACTGGTGGCGGCGGCGGAAGCGCTGTCGGCGGCGCGGCCGGGGGCACGCCGTGAAGCCCTGGAGTCGTATGTCAAGCGGTTGGAGAAGTTGGAGTCGCTGGCGACCGTTCACAAGGGTGTGCAGAAGGCCTATGCGATTCAAGCGGGTCGTGAAATTCGTGTCATTGTGAAGCAGGAAGATTTGACGGACCCGGAATGTTTCCAGTTGTCCCGGGATCTGGCAAAGAAGATTGAGCAGGAGCTGACCTATCCGGGGCAAATCAAGGTGACGGTGATCCGGGAGAGCCGGTTCGTCGATTTTGCGAAATGA
- the xseB gene encoding exodeoxyribonuclease VII small subunit, whose protein sequence is MAAVKFEYAMARLETIVAELEKGDLPLDDSLKIFEEGIRLSKTCLKMLEDAERKVEILVQEKDGKKRIQAFSPDEDEPERPQ, encoded by the coding sequence GTGGCTGCCGTGAAGTTTGAATATGCAATGGCACGATTGGAAACGATTGTTGCCGAACTTGAAAAGGGCGATCTTCCTCTCGATGACTCGCTGAAGATTTTCGAGGAGGGGATTCGGTTGTCCAAGACCTGCCTGAAGATGCTGGAGGATGCCGAGCGGAAGGTTGAAATCCTGGTGCAAGAGAAGGACGGCAAGAAGCGGATTCAAGCGTTTTCTCCCGATGAGGATGAGCCGGAGCGCCCTCAGTAA